The genome window TCGTCGACACCTCGCTCGACATCGCCGAGTGGGAGATGGGACGCAAGCCGGGCTACGACAACGTCGCGGCCACCGAGCACGTCCTCGAGGTGATGGCGCAGCCGCTCTGACGAGCCATGCCGGGATCGTGCGTCGCTACGATTCGCCGGTGAGCGAACCACGACGCGATCTCGCCGACGTCCTGCGCGAGCTCGGGTGGACCATCCACCGACGGGCCCCCGAGCGCGCGGGCGTCGGCCCGATCCCCACGACCGAGGTGGCGTTGCTCAAGCAGGTCGTCGAGAACCCCGGCGCCACGGTCGGCGAGCTCGCCCAGGCGTTGGGGCTGCGACAGCCCAACGTCAGCCGGGCGGTTGCGACGCTCTGCGCGCAGGGCCTGGTCACCAAGGAGTCGAGCCCGACCGACCGGCGGATCACCCACGTGCGTGCGACCGACCTCGGACGCTCCGAGCACGAGGCGATCACCGCCGGCTGGTCGGAGCCGATCGAGGCCGCCCTCTCCTCACTGAGCGAGAAGCATCAGCGCACGCTCGGCGCCGCCGAGGAGGCGCTGACGGCCCTGTACGCCGCCCTGCGCGGCAGCGACGAGCTGCCGAGGTAGGGGTCGGCCCAGGCGCTGATGATCCGTGCCGCGCGCTGTGCCCGACCGGGCAGCGTCAGCAGATGGTCGGAACCCTCCAGGGAGACGAAGCTGCGCGGATGCCGCGCCGCGTTGAAGATGTCAGCGGCGTTGTCGACGCCGACGGTGTCGTCGGTCGGGGAGTGCATGACCAGCAGGGGTCGGCCCAGAGCAGCCACGCGGTCGAGCAGATGGGCACGGCGTACGTCCTCGACGAAGTCGCGCTTGAGGGTGAGCGCCTTACCGCCGATCAG of Nocardioides sp. Kera G14 contains these proteins:
- a CDS encoding MarR family winged helix-turn-helix transcriptional regulator, producing the protein MSEPRRDLADVLRELGWTIHRRAPERAGVGPIPTTEVALLKQVVENPGATVGELAQALGLRQPNVSRAVATLCAQGLVTKESSPTDRRITHVRATDLGRSEHEAITAGWSEPIEAALSSLSEKHQRTLGAAEEALTALYAALRGSDELPR